The following is a genomic window from Pirellulales bacterium.
GCGAGACCGAGCCGACCAATAGCCCCAGTGCCCGCCAGTCGGGCGAGCGGCGCAAGCAAAGCATGGCCATTCCAAGGAAGCTGAACAGCCAGACCGGGGTCAACGAAAAAATGCCGTGGTGGCCGACGAGCGCGTGAAACGCGTAAACTCCCGCCTCCGGCTCGCCCTGGTCGATGGGACTTCGTGCTTCGGGCTTCGACCAATAGCTATCGCGCGGCCGGCCGTTGCGAAGGAACTGATAGTCGTACCAATTGTCGCCCGGCTTGCGATGGGCGTAAGCCGGAATCCACGAACGGTGCGCCAGGTAGTTCGTGCCTTCCGCCGCGGCGGCGACGATCAGCGCGGCGGGCAAGAAGGCCTTCAACGTGCCGGCAGGCGCTTTGTAGAGCAACCCGACGGTCACGGCCACGGCGAAGGCCAGCGCCGGCAGCTCGTTGGCGGCGGTAAAGGCGGCAAACAGGCCGGCCACAAAGAACCAGCGCAGCCGCCGTTCGTCGTCGTACCAGATGCGCAGCGACGCATCGAGCGCGATCGCGGCGGCGACGGCGGCCGTCAAATGGTTGTTGATCGTCACGGCGAAGGTCGACAAGAAGGTGCCGAAGGCGGCGCACGTCATCACAAACATCCGCCCCCAATCGCTGCCGCCGAACCGCTCCACAAGCCTGCTCACCGTCAGGAAGTAGACGATCATCGGCAGGCCGTTGAACGCGAGCAGCAGGCCGCGGCCGATGGCGAAGGGATGTGCGCCGAGTGTTGCTCCGGTGGTCTTATAGATCAGCCAATAGGGTCCCGCCAGCAGCGTGGCCAAGAGCGGCGGCTTGCTGGAATAGAGATGGCCTTGGCCGGCTTCGGGAGCCGGGCGGCCCTGGTCGTCATGCTTGACCATGTCGATCGTGTCCCAGTTCGGCTGGCTCACGATTTCGTCGATCTGGTAGGTGCCATGTTCGACCAGGGCACGCACGGTGGCCCAGCGGCTGCGGTCGTTGCCCGACAAAAAGGGGCGTTGCTTTTGCCAGTCCTTGCGGCCCTGGTCCTTGAGATATTTTTCCAGGCGGACCGTGTCGACGGAGTTCACGGCCAGGATCCGCCCGGCCATGCCCCCGACGCTGGCCGCGATCAGCAGTGCGTACACACTGCGGCGGAGCGCGCGGCGGGGATCGGCGGTCGGGGCGGCATCGGTCATGAGGCACTGTGAATGGGGAGCTCGTCTCGGTTGTCGGCGTCTCATCGCCGGCGGTCAGATGCTTGCCGATCATATCCACCTCGCGCCCCGGTTGCAAAGAATGGTGTCGATTTGACGACAGCAGGGGCAAGGCCCTATCCATCCGCGCGCGTCGCTCAAAAACCGGTCAGAGGCAACCCGCTCGCAAATGACCGTTCCGGCTACCTATAATGCCTGAATGAAGGAGATCACCATGCCACGTCTCGCATTCTTCCTCATCTTGTTGTTCGTCTCGGCCGAGTTGTTCGCCCAGGAGAAGCAGCCCGAGTTCAAACCGCCCGACGACATCGCGTATCGCAGCGAGAACATCATCAGCGACGGCACGCGCATGGCGGCAGACATCTTCGCGCCGAGAACGCCGGCCGCGGAGAAACTGCCGACCATCGTGATGAGCCACGGTTGGGGCGGAACGGTGGCGGCGTTGCGTCCGGATGCCGTCGTCTTTGCCCGGGCCGGTTACCAGGTCGTCGCCTTCGATTATCGCGGTTGGGGCAATAGCGACTCGCGACTCGTGCTGGCCGGCAAGAAGCCCGACAAAGAAGACGGAAAGTTCGTCGCCGAAGTGAAAGAGGTCCGCGAGGTCGTCGATCCGATCGACCAAACGACCGACATCTTGAACGCCATCCCCGGCGTCACGCACTACGGCGTTTACAAGGAAGCCCGCGGCAAGGCACAGCAGGAGGCGATCGCCTGGTACGATGAGCATCTGAAGTATGTCCCTTAGCTGCTCCCGTAAAGCGTTGCTCATCCTCGTCGGCCTGCTGGCCGGTCTCGTGGGCATGCCCGGCGATGCGCCCGTCATCGGCAAGGAGCCCTTGGCGAGTGACACGCCCGAAGTCGACGCCACGACGCTGCGGCGCAAGGTGCTGTGCGGCTATCAGGGCTGGTTCCGCTGCCCCGGCGATCCGGCGGGCGAGGGTTGGCGACATTGGAGCCGCGACGCAAACCGGATCGGCCCCCACACGCTGACTTTCGAGATGTGGCCCGACCTCTCCGAGTATGACCACGACGAAAGGTATCCGGCCGCCGGCTTCACGTACCCGGACGGCAATCCGGCACAGCTCTTCAGCTCGGCCAATTCCAAAACCGTCGACCGGCACTTTCGCTGGATGCGGCAGTATGGGATCGACGGCGTGTTTCTACAGCATTTCGCCGTCGATCTGCCGGGCGGGCCGTTGCAAGACCATTACGCCTCTCGCCGGCAGGTCCTGCAGCACGTGATTGAGGCCGCCCAGAAAACCGGCCGCGTGTGGGCCTTGTCTTACGACATCGCCGGCATGCCGGGCGACAAGATGTTCGACGTGTTGACCGCTGATTGGAAAAAGATGGTCGACGCCGGCGTCACCGCGGGGCCTCGCTACCTCCACGACGGCGGCAAGCCGGTGGTGCAAGTCTGGGGCTTTTACCGCAACAGTCCGGTGAGCGCCATGACACCCGAGCTGGCCCATCGGCTGATCGACTTTTTCAAGGCCGAGGGACGCTACTCCGCCTACCTGCTGGGCGGCGGCGATTGGCAGTGGCGGCGGGATCCCGAGTGGCAAAAGATCGTCTTCCGTTTCGACGCTTACGCTCCCTGGAACGTGGGCAACTACGGCAAAGATGCCGGCGGCGTGCCGCACGCCTCGATGGCCTGGTGGGAGGCCGACAAGCGGGCGTGCGAAGAGCACGGAGTTCTATGGTTGCCCGTGGTCTATCCGGGCTTTAGCTGGGACAATCTCAAGCGAAAGCCGCCCGGCACCTCAACCATTCCGCGGCGCGGCGGCGAATTCTTCTGGGAGCAGTTTCACGAACTGGCGAAGCTCGACGTGGCGGGCGTCTACATCGCGATGTTCGACGAGGTCGATGAAGGGACCGCCATTTTCAAGGTCAGCAACACACCGCCCGCACCGGGCCGCTTCGTGACCTACGACGGCCTGCCCGCCGACTGGTATCTGCGGCTGGCCGGCGAAGGAGCGAAGCTGATCCGCGGCGAGCGGGAGAACCAAAAAGCGATACCGATAGATCCTTCAGCCGGTGGTCATTGAGACCCATTCCGTCAATCCGTCGGACTTCTCGCGGTAGATGGCTTCGAATCGATGTCCGCCGCATCGTCGCTTGGTTCATGGCGCGGCGTGAGAAAGAACGTCCAACTGGGAAAGGCGGCTGGCCGCGGCGGGCAGAACTCGACTTGCCAGACCGGCCCTCCGCGATATTTGAGCGTCACGCGGCCGATCGTCATGCGGCCGGCCGCATAATGCCAGATGGGAGCGCCGTCGGCCCGGCGAGGTTCCAGCAACACCAACAGGTCGGGGTTGGTTCCGTTGGTGGCAAAGCCGAATACCGCGCCGAGATATTCTTTGCTTTCCGGATCGCTGTATTCGAGGACCGGCGTGGGAAGCAGGCGCATCTCTTCCGAGGTGTTCGCGCCGCCATCAGGCACAATTCGCGCCGACGCGCGTGCAGATGACTTCCGCTTGGCCGGCAATTGCCGCCGCAACCACCGCGTTGTCGTCTGGGTCGCTCTGAACTGCGGTGACAGTGGGTGTCGTCAGAGGCACGAGCATCGCGAGCGTTTCGATGTCGGTCGCATAGCGCATGATGCCTGCATCGTCAAGGCCGTGAATGGCGCGTAGCCGCGGATAGCCGAGCGCTCGGCTGAGTTCGTCAAGCAATGGCGGGGAGCTGACGAGCACGTGCGGCGGTTCGGCCAGCAATTGCAAGAGCTCCCGAGCTGGTCCAGTCCGTCCTGGCGCCGCGCGGACGAGGATGTTGGTGTCGACAACGACGTTCATTGCGGTCCGCCGTAGCGAACGTGGTCCATCACCTCGGCGACGGCTTGTTCGATTCCGGCGTCGCTGAGGCCGTGCTTATCGGCGTACTCTTCAGTCGCCGCGAACGTTTCGCTCAAGTCCGCCCGTGCCTGGCGACAAGCCTCGTCGTCCGACGGCCGCGGCTTCAAGGCCACGATGTAGAGCTGCCGATCATTATCAAGCGGATGCCCGAGCATCCGCTCCGCAGAGCGGCGATCTTCGCCATCCATCGCACTCACGCTTACGAGCCTTGAAAACGGTTGGTCCATGTCGAAATCATACTCCCATCACCAACAAGGCGTCATACCTTTTCCTCTACCGGAACCGCCTTCAATAACCGCTCGACCAGCGCATCCGCGTCGAGATTGTCGGCGCGAGCGTGGAAGTTGAGCACCAGGCGATGTCGCAACACCGGCGCGGCCATGGCCTGAATGTCGGCGAAGTCGACGTGATACTTGCCCGACAAGATCGCACGTCCCTTCGCGCCCAGCACCAGATACTGCGATGCCCGTGGACTGGCGCCGTAGGCGAGATACTTGTGAATGGCGGCCGGGGCTGCCGGGGCGTGCCCCTATGCCCTGCCGCCTTGCGGCGACCAGCCGGGCGGTGTAGCGCAGCACGCTGTCAGCGAGCCTTGGGGACCGTTTCATCGTTTCCGTCTCGGAGCGGGGACGCTTCCCTTGACTGCCGCCGGTGTCGTCGGCGGCAGGAGCTTTACACCAATAAGGATCAATTCCCGGTCGGGCGCATTAGGATTTGGCGGTGCGGGAATGACATAGATATCGTCCGGACGAAGGTCGGCGATCGCGCTAACCTCGTATGCGCGCTGCGCCTCCCGAGAGCCGTTAGTGCGGCGATAAGTAAATGCGACCCTTATGGCCGCGTCGTCGCCCGGTATTAGCCTAATGTCGACCTCTCTCCCGCCTTGGGTCTCTGCGTCGCCAGCTAGCCAGCCAGCGTCATGCGTTTCACTCAAATAGGCATTACCCGTGGTCGGGAGGCCAAGTGTTGTTGTTTGCGCCGCCATCAGCAGCTTCCCACTGAGCAGCTCCCGTATGACGTCGCGGTTCTTCCGGTTGCGTTCGCGCGGCGCGGTGAGCTTCAACGCCTCATGCACCTGCGCCCAGTCGGACAGCTTAACACTTGCGGCAGTGAACTTAATGCGGATCTCGCCTCCATTAAATCGCGGCGCAGCGCCGCCGACGCGCGTCGCCCTGCTCTTCGACGGCTCCTCAGCGGATAGCTTTTGTGTTTCGGGAAAGACGGCGAATGAGGCGAATACAAGTGCCCATTTGATCGCATGGCGACGCCATGCGCTGGGCTTACACTGCGAAGACGTTTGCATTAGTGGCTCCTCATAATCTAAGTTTACCGGGAGATAGTGTCTAACGCTGGTTCATCTGCGACACGCGGGCATCAGCGCCATTGGTCGTCCCCAAGGATTTCGTGGCCGCGGATTGTCGCCAAGGCGCGGTACACGGGGAGTTCGATGGAATCGCTCAGCCAGCGAGCCGATCCATCGGCAATCGCGAAATTCAGCCCTCCCGGATGGCGACTTCTGAACGACCATGTGTTTGGCCAATCGGCCGGGTCGTAGCGCATGAGGTTGGGTGGAATGGCGCATGTTCCGTAGGCATTGTTTGCATACGGCCAGGAAACGGAGCTGTTCGCGGACGGAACGTCCTCCCCGATAAGCAGTGTGTTGCTTGTGCCGTCGGAAATGTCGTCAATGCCGCGATGCACCTTGTAGTCGCTGCGATACATCGCCCCGTCGCCCTCGCTTAACCCGTCGTACGAGCCGTTCGTTCCGATGTGGGGCCACTCCGTAGGGATCGGCGTTGGCGCGGCGGAGCCGGGCGGCCATGTCGAGTCGGTCCCCCAGTTCGCCCCGCTAACTGCCTTGTACGTCGACTGTCCGACAGCGAGGCCGAAAAGGTTGCCAGCGTCGGTGCGCGGCCCTGCGCGAATGGCGCCGCTTGACGGACAGAGCAGCAACGATATTTGCTGGGCCGTCGCGACGCTTTGCGCCAAAGTTTCTTGCTGGATGTGTCCTCCCTCGTACAGGTCGCGACGCTCCAGCAAAGGCAGGATCTGCGCGGTCCAACTCCACGCGATAGAATTCTTGCCGATGCCGTAGGGGCCACCAAACACGCCGCGAGGAAAGCGGGCATTGGCGGAGTGAAACACGCTCACCGCGACGCCAAGCTGCCGTATACTGTTCTGACACTGAGCGCGGCGCGCCGACTCGCGCGACGCACTTATGGCGGGAAGACACAGCGCCACAAGCAGCCCGACAATGGAAATGGCCACAAGCACCTCCATCAGGGCGACAGCGCTTCGGATGCCGGATCGCCTCATTCCGTCCTCCTCAAATCAGGTTTGTGTGCGATTAAATAGAGTACGCCCCCATCGTCGGCGTCGCGGCTTTCCACCGCCGACAACCAGCGCCAGAGCGCGGCGGTGGACCAACTTGGCC
Proteins encoded in this region:
- a CDS encoding CocE/NonD family hydrolase, with the translated sequence MPRLAFFLILLFVSAELFAQEKQPEFKPPDDIAYRSENIISDGTRMAADIFAPRTPAAEKLPTIVMSHGWGGTVAALRPDAVVFARAGYQVVAFDYRGWGNSDSRLVLAGKKPDKEDGKFVAEVKEVREVVDPIDQTTDILNAIPGVTHYGVYKEARGKAQQEAIAWYDEHLKYVP
- a CDS encoding DUF1559 domain-containing protein; translation: MRRSGIRSAVALMEVLVAISIVGLLVALCLPAISASRESARRAQCQNSIRQLGVAVSVFHSANARFPRGVFGGPYGIGKNSIAWSWTAQILPLLERRDLYEGGHIQQETLAQSVATAQQISLLLCPSSGAIRAGPRTDAGNLFGLAVGQSTYKAVSGANWGTDSTWPPGSAAPTPIPTEWPHIGTNGSYDGLSEGDGAMYRSDYKVHRGIDDISDGTSNTLLIGEDVPSANSSVSWPYANNAYGTCAIPPNLMRYDPADWPNTWSFRSRHPGGLNFAIADGSARWLSDSIELPVYRALATIRGHEILGDDQWR
- a CDS encoding putative toxin-antitoxin system toxin component, PIN family, with amino-acid sequence MNVVVDTNILVRAAPGRTGPARELLQLLAEPPHVLVSSPPLLDELSRALGYPRLRAIHGLDDAGIMRYATDIETLAMLVPLTTPTVTAVQSDPDDNAVVAAAIAGQAEVICTRVGANCA
- a CDS encoding glycoside hydrolase family 71/99-like protein, with the protein product MSLSCSRKALLILVGLLAGLVGMPGDAPVIGKEPLASDTPEVDATTLRRKVLCGYQGWFRCPGDPAGEGWRHWSRDANRIGPHTLTFEMWPDLSEYDHDERYPAAGFTYPDGNPAQLFSSANSKTVDRHFRWMRQYGIDGVFLQHFAVDLPGGPLQDHYASRRQVLQHVIEAAQKTGRVWALSYDIAGMPGDKMFDVLTADWKKMVDAGVTAGPRYLHDGGKPVVQVWGFYRNSPVSAMTPELAHRLIDFFKAEGRYSAYLLGGGDWQWRRDPEWQKIVFRFDAYAPWNVGNYGKDAGGVPHASMAWWEADKRACEEHGVLWLPVVYPGFSWDNLKRKPPGTSTIPRRGGEFFWEQFHELAKLDVAGVYIAMFDEVDEGTAIFKVSNTPPAPGRFVTYDGLPADWYLRLAGEGAKLIRGERENQKAIPIDPSAGGH